In the genome of Bremerella sp. P1, the window GCCGCTGTTACGAGTCGGGTAACTTCAACGAGGCAATCATCTACCTCTTCAGCTTCCAACTGCTGGAACTCGACAAGGGACACGTTATTCGCCTGGCCAAAGGAAAGACGAACGGTCAGTATCTCCGCGAAGCTGGCCGCAACCGCGACCTGCGGAAGATCCTGCAAGGCACCATGAACGCATTCGAGGATGTCTTCTTCGGCAATCGCAATTTGACCCGCGATCGCTTCGAGCGTTGCTGGAATCAGCTCACGCAGTTCAATCAACATCTCGCGGGAGGTGGCGTATGAACGGCTTAAGCTCTTCCCGCTATCTCGTCCTGCTGTTGCTGTTGGCCTGTGGGATTATCGTTGGCTGTGGTAAGCCCAGCAGTAAGCTCCGTACGGCTTACGGCAAGCGAACTGGTAATGAAGCTGGCAGCGTCAACGGTACCAAGGCCCTGTCCGAGATGTTCCGTGAGGCAGGCTACTACGTTCGCAGCTATAGCGCTGTCTCACCAAGCATGCTCCGACACAACGTGATCGTCTGGTTCCCCAATAGCTTCGACGGTCCAACTCCTGAATTTCGCGACACCATTTTGAGATGGCTGGAAGAGGAGGAAGGTCGCACGTTCATCTACGTGGGACGCGACTTCGACGCTTCTATCCAGTATTGGAATGATGTGCTTAACAAGGTCGACCCAGCGGAAAAGCTTGATGTCATGCGACAGCGCAGCCTGGCGATCGAGTCGTTCGATAAGCTGCGAAACTATCAATCACCGCAAGCAGACTACCAGTTCTACAAGATCGAACGGGACGCCCCGCGGCGGGTTGCCTCATCCCTTTCGGGACCTTGGGCCAAGGGGATCGACGCCAGTAAGACTCAGATCGAACTGCGATCGCGAATGATCCCAGCCGATGAAGATACGATCTATAAAGGTTTCGATACCTTCGACGAAGATGCTGTTCCCATTCATTTAGTGGAAGATTCGGAGATCTTGCTAAGCACGGGCAAAGAAGCAATCGTTGCTCGCCTGGGAAGCGACTATAGCGACAATCAAATCATTTTGGTCAACAACGGTTCTTTCCTGTTGAATCTGCCGCTGGTCAATCCAGAACACCGCAAGTTAGCGGCCAAGCTGGTCAATCAGTGCGACGAGTCTTATTATGCCCCCGACAGTGTGGCCTTCCTGGAAACAGAAGGAGGCGTTCGCATCATGAATGCGGATCAGTCCACCGACGGCAACAGTGGTTGGGAATGGCTCTCGAAATGGCCCCTGAATTTGGTCGGCCTGCAAATGGCCTGGTGGCTGATCGTCCTCTGCTTTGCGTTGTACCCCATTTTCGGTCGCGCGAAGAAGTTGCCATCGGCCGAGACATCCGACTTCAAAAAGCACATCGATTCCGTGGGCGACCTGCTGCAGGCAACCGATGATCACGGTTACGCTCAGCTACGCGTTCAGCAATATCATCAAGCAATGAAAGGAGACGCCGTCTACCGTCGATCGAAGGTACGTCGAGGCGAGGGCAAGTAAGGCCGGTACTCGACGAACAACAACTACAGCAAATTGACAAGACGGCGTGCATTACGATAAGCGAGCATCCATGAGTAGTTCCACCCCTGACATTATCGAATTTCCTTGTAGCGGCTGTGGCAAGAAGTTGCGTGTCGGCCCGGAAGCCGCCGGCAAGAAGGCACGCTGTCCGCAGTGCGACAACGTGCAGGTCGTTCCCACTTCCAGCGAAGCGAACGGAACCAGCCAAGTGGTAGGTGAGCCGCCCACCGAGGCATCGCCCGCACCTCCTGCCGCGGAAGCAACACCAAGCGGCAGCTTGGGGGACGATCTTTTCGCTAGTATGGATCAGCCCAGCGTTCAACCTCCTGCTGAACAACCGCCGGCCCAGCTAACTCCAGAGCCAGAGGCCCCGGCCCAACCGCTTCGCCCGACCAGCACAACGCTGCAGGGGCACCATGCGGATGACTCGGCTTTCTCGGAGACGCGCGATCTCTTCCAGCGCATCACCGACGAGATCTCGAAGATCTACGTGGGTCAGGAAGAACTGGTGCTTGGTACGCTGGTCGCCCTGTTCAGCGGCGGACACGTGCTGATCGAAAGTGCTCCGGGTCTGGGCAAGACGCTCTTCGTGCGAACGCTCGGACGCGTGCTGGGGTGCAACTTCGGTCGTGTGCAGTTCACTGCCGACTTGATGCCGTCGGACATCACCGGTGCGCCATTCTTCGATATGAAGTCGAATGAGTTCCGCTTCCGCCCCGGTCCGATCTTCACCCAGCTACTGCTGGCCGACGAAATCAATCGTTCGCCTGCCAAGACGCACGCCGCTCTGCTGGAAGTGATGCAGGAATTCCGCGTGACGATCGACGGAACGAGCCACAAGATCGATCGCCCCTTCCTGGTGATGGCCACGCAAAACCCGATTGAGTCGGAAGGGACCTACAACCTGCCGGAAGCCCAGCTCGACCGCTTCATGTTCAAACTGAACCTCGACTATCCGAGCGAACTGGAAGAATCGGAAATCTTGAAGCAGCACAGCCAGCAAGTCGACATCAACAAGCGTCTCGACGAAGAGCTGGAAGTCATCGCTTCACCCGCCAAGATCATGGAAGTCACCAAGCAAAATGGGGACGTGCTGATCGCCGACAAGCTGATTGACTACATCAATCAAATCGTGCGTCTGACCCGTACGTGGCCGCAATTCCACTTGGGGGCATCTCCTCGAGCCGGGATCACGTTGATGCAAGGGGCACGCACCTTGGCCGCGTTCAATGGCCGTGACTATGCCGTGCCTGACGACGTGGTTCAGATCGCCTTGCCTGCTCTGCGGCACCGTATTGTCCTTTCGGCCGAAGCCGAAGTGGAAGGGCACACGGCCGACGAGCTACTAAAAGAACTCATCCGCACGATCGAGGTGCCGCGTCTGTGATCTCGATCGTACAAGACTTCTTCGTCGGACTGTGGGATAACGTCCTCACCCAACCCATGATGCAATTGCTGGCCATGGTGATTCCGTTGGCCATTCTTGCTCGGTGGATGCGGACGACGCCCACGATCTGGCTGGCCCTGACCTTCGCGGCGCTGATGCCGGTGCCAGTGATCGCCATTTTGCTGGCCGACGCCGGCAGCCTGATGGGACCGATCCTGTTCCTGCTGGCGGTTGCCTTGACGGTGGGCATCTTTTCGTTTGTTCAGTTTCTCGCCCATTCCCTGGGGTGGAAGCGTTTCCAGGTTTCCTTCCTGCCATTCTCCGCACGCGTATGGCTGGGAATAACCTTCATGGCGGCGTTGGGCATTTGCGTGCTGTTTGCCTTCGCTACGATCGGCAACTCGCTCACGTGGGTTGCCTGGACGCTGCTGGCCTTGAATATTGCCATCGCGGTGATTGCCGCGATCGACCTGTCGAGCCTGCCGAGTGCGAAGGACTTTTCGGTCGAGCGCGAAACGAGTCGCATCGCTTCGCTGCTGAAGAAACAAAAAGTGATCCTGACCATCACCTACAAGGGTCCACTCAATCTTCACTTGTCGGTCCGCGATGACGTCCCGCAGCAATTCCAGGCCGTGCCGGAAGAGTTCAACCTGGACGTTGAACCACGCAGCCGGACGACCGTGCACTACGAAATGGAACCGACCAAGCGTGGGTCGTTTGCCATGGATACGGTTTTCATCCAGGTCGATAGCAAGCTGCGATTCTGGAAAAAGATCGTCAAGGTCCCGGCTCATATCGCCATCAGTGTTTATCCCGACATGAAGCAGTTGGCCGAGTACGCACTGCTTGCCCGTACCAACCGCCTGAGCCTGGTCGGCGTGCGGCGTACGCGGAAGGTTGGGCAGGACCATGATTTTGAACGCCTGCGCGACTACACGCGGGACGACAACTACAAGCATATCGACTGGCGAAGCACGGCTCGGCGACGGCGCTTGACGGTTCGCGAGTTTCAAACCAGCCAGAGCCAGCGGATCATGTTCATGATCGACTGCGGGCGCATGATGACCAACGAAGCGGATGGCATCAGCCTGTTGGATCATGCGTTCAATGCCATGCTGATGCTCAGTTTCGTTGCGCTGCGGCAGGGAGACTCGGTCGGGGCGATCGCGTTTTCCGATCGCGTTCACAAGTACGTGCCACCCAAGTCCGGCGCGAACCAGATGAATCATCTGCTGCATGCCAGCTACGATCAATTCCCACAGTTGGTCGAATCCCGCTACGACGAAGCGTTCATGCATCTGCGGACGAACTGCCGAAAGCGGTCGCTGGTCGTGCTGATCACCAACGTGATCGACGAGGTCAACTCGCATCAGATCGAGCAGTACCTGACGACGCTGGTCGGGCGGCATTTGCCGCTGGGCGTGCTGCTGCGGGATCATCGCCTGTTCGACGCGGCCGAGAATGAAAAGCCATACGGAGCCGAGTTATTTCGGGCTGCGGCCGCCGCCGAAATCCTTACCTGGCGGCATCACGTGCTAACCGATCTCAGCCATAAAGGGGTGCTGGCCTTGGATGTCTTCCCAGAAGACTTAACCGCCAACCTCGTGAATCAGTATCTCGAGATCAAGGCGCGGCATCTGCTTTAAACGGCTAGCGATGCATCGTCTGCTGGTCGGCCTGAATGCTCTTGGCGACGGACCAACCCCGAAAGCCCTGACCGCGGTAGACCGTCACAGCATGCTTGCGATTGGGACCGACTTCCACTTCCACCTCTTCCAGCAGCTCGATCGATTCAAACGCCATCTTGAGGGGAAGAGGGATCTCGTCTTCCTGGTGGGCTACGAGCAGAAAATCCTGGCTCTCCGTCGCTTCCGGTCCGCCCCAAACATCGTATTGCGAGAGAGGAAACTGGTTATCTCCCCAGAGGTAAACTTTCGGATGCTGCGGCATGTAGAAGGCCAGCTCCGAGGCGACCGCTCGACCGGCCGTCACGATCATGGCCTGCGATCCGGCCTGGTGTGTTTCTAAACGACTGCCGACTTCGTTGCCGAGTTCTTCCCAGCCTCTTAGCCGAACCAGCACATCGACCTTGCTTCCATTGAGTCCCAACATCGGCAATGCCAGCGGCATCGCATAGGTGCCTGCCAGGAAGATCGCACCGACGGTAGCCGCATAGCGTAAGCGCGTCTCGCTGCCCTTGAGAAACAAACCAGGCAATTGAAAACGGCCCAGTGCCCAAGCGGCCACCAGGATGATACCGGCACTGAAGAAGGGAGCCGGCCAATTCAATTCCAGTCGCTGCTTCAAACTCAATCCCAGGACGAGCATCATCGGCAACGCGCTCAGGCAAAGCAAATAGCGTTCGCGACGTCCGACGCTGCGAAACGCAAACAGACCGAATGCTGTCACGCAGGCGAACAGAAAGAACGTGACCGGCGAAATGACGCCGAACAACCCGCCGACAAATTCCAGGGAAACGGCCACGCGGCGCAGAAGCGTCACCGGTTCGCCTTGGAAGTGTTCGCTGGTGTGATGCAGCGTGACCCAGTCGTGTTGATAGTTCCAGTAGAAAACGGGAGCGAGGAACAACAAAGCTCCGACAGCACAGACGTAAAGTGTCGGGCGAATCGCTTCGTGTCGGTCTTCCCGTGAAAGTAGGACGAACAGTCCACCAAAGACCAGCATGCCGGCCATGGTTTGCTTGGTCAGCAGGCCGAGACCGATGACAACGGTGGTTGCCACCAACCATTTCCAACGATCTTCCCCGCGTTCCAGTAGTCGCCAGAAGCAATACATGGCGACGCTCCAGAAGAAGAGGAACGGAGCGTCGATGGTCATCAACAAGCTCATTGCCGCGTTACCAGGCGTCATCGCTGCCAAAAGCGTCGCCCAGAAACCGACCTTCGCATCGTACATCCGGCGGGCCAGCAGAAAGACAAACGCCAGGCTGCCTGTTCCTAGTAGCGCCGCCGGCAGGCGAACGGCGAATTCGTGATCGCCCAATAGTCGTGTCGACAAACCGATGATCCAGGCGATCATCGGGGGCTTGCTGAAGTAACCGTAATCCAACTGCCGCGACCAATCCCAGTAGTAGGCCTCGTCGTGGACCAGGTCGAAGGGATCGAAAGCCAGGTAAAGAATCCGAAACAGTCCCAAGCCCAGCAACAGCCAGATCGCTCGGCGAGTCCACAAAGTCGAGTCTTCTGAATCGGCCTTCATGGCCTCAAGTGGTGTATTCATGCGTTGGTTGCTAGTTTCGATTCACTCGCCAAATGAGTGCCGCGCCGATCGTGATCAGGACGGCATTGGCAATCCACACTGGTGCCGAGCCGAACGTTCCTTCGCGGGCCGTCTGTTCGCCAATGACCAGCAGCGGGTAATACAACAACAAGATAGGCAGGAAGCAGGTAAAGAAGGTCGAAACGTTGTCCGAAGACTTTCTCCAAATGGCAACAGGGATGCCCATGCAAACAAAACAAAAGACACCAAAGCCATTGGCTAAGCGGCGCTGACGCTCGGCCTGCAAGCGAAATAGTCGCTTTTGATGATGGTTGAAGTGATGCTGAACATCCTCGACCGTCTCGGCTCCGGTGATCGTGGTCACATCGGAAAGTTTAGCTTGAGCTTCCTCGACGATGACCTTCTCTCGATCGATCTGCTGTGGAATCGCTTTCAGGGTGAGGTTCGCCGGAGACGAATTGTCTTCATTCAGTTCGATGGAATTAAGATGATCAAGATAGATCACACGTTCGTCGGGGAATTCGAATGAGCCTTCCTCGCCGAATTCGACCGTACCATCGCGGCAGATCAGTTGCAGGATGCCTGTCTCGGGATCGGTCTTCAGTTCGGCCTCTTCGACCTCCAGGTAAATCGACGGCTGTGAATCGGTCGCCGCGACCTGAAACGTCGGGCTGATCAACTTGCGATCTTGCACCGACTTCACCGTCACCGAGAAGCCAGACATCTTGAAGTTGCGTTGCGTCCGCAGCACGCCGTAGACCGTATCGTCTAAAGATTCGGCCACCACGCGGTGCAGGTTCGGCCGAGACCATGCCGCACAGGCATCGTACATCCAGAAGGTAAAGAAGCTGAGAAAGTAGGCCAGCGTGAGCACCGGCCACATCAATTCCATGGGATTAATGCCAGCCGACTTGATCGCCGTGATCTCGTTCGAGGCGGCCATGCGTCCGAAAGCCGTACAGACGGCGAACAGCATGCAGCCGGGGATGGTGTACCGCAGCATCTCAGGAATGAAGTAGGGCAGCATGTTCAGGATCACCCCAGGAGGCAACCCTTTCTTCAGCCCTTCGTTCACACCACCACCGACCGTCATCAGAAGCACGGTGATTCCGAGGCAGAGCAGGAAGACCTTGGTGATCTCCCACAATACGTACCTCTGGATCGTTGACATGAGAAATCTGTGCTTTACTTACGCGGCGGAATTTTTACGAACGTTGTCTTCGTGGCTCTCACGCGAAAACGGCACCGTTTCCGCAACACTCAGAGCCGATGTGTCCGACTGTTTCCAGCCGTACATTCCCACGTATAAAGTGAGGCCGGTAAAGTAGACGATCGCGCCACTCCAAGCAATATCACTCAGGTAATGCCCCCCCTCGGCGATACGGGAAGCACCAACACCAGCTCCACATAAAAACCCAACGACGAATACGCACGCCGCTGCTGTTGGGT includes:
- a CDS encoding DUF4350 domain-containing protein; protein product: MNGLSSSRYLVLLLLLACGIIVGCGKPSSKLRTAYGKRTGNEAGSVNGTKALSEMFREAGYYVRSYSAVSPSMLRHNVIVWFPNSFDGPTPEFRDTILRWLEEEEGRTFIYVGRDFDASIQYWNDVLNKVDPAEKLDVMRQRSLAIESFDKLRNYQSPQADYQFYKIERDAPRRVASSLSGPWAKGIDASKTQIELRSRMIPADEDTIYKGFDTFDEDAVPIHLVEDSEILLSTGKEAIVARLGSDYSDNQIILVNNGSFLLNLPLVNPEHRKLAAKLVNQCDESYYAPDSVAFLETEGGVRIMNADQSTDGNSGWEWLSKWPLNLVGLQMAWWLIVLCFALYPIFGRAKKLPSAETSDFKKHIDSVGDLLQATDDHGYAQLRVQQYHQAMKGDAVYRRSKVRRGEGK
- a CDS encoding AAA family ATPase, whose product is MSSSTPDIIEFPCSGCGKKLRVGPEAAGKKARCPQCDNVQVVPTSSEANGTSQVVGEPPTEASPAPPAAEATPSGSLGDDLFASMDQPSVQPPAEQPPAQLTPEPEAPAQPLRPTSTTLQGHHADDSAFSETRDLFQRITDEISKIYVGQEELVLGTLVALFSGGHVLIESAPGLGKTLFVRTLGRVLGCNFGRVQFTADLMPSDITGAPFFDMKSNEFRFRPGPIFTQLLLADEINRSPAKTHAALLEVMQEFRVTIDGTSHKIDRPFLVMATQNPIESEGTYNLPEAQLDRFMFKLNLDYPSELEESEILKQHSQQVDINKRLDEELEVIASPAKIMEVTKQNGDVLIADKLIDYINQIVRLTRTWPQFHLGASPRAGITLMQGARTLAAFNGRDYAVPDDVVQIALPALRHRIVLSAEAEVEGHTADELLKELIRTIEVPRL
- a CDS encoding DUF58 domain-containing protein; translated protein: MISIVQDFFVGLWDNVLTQPMMQLLAMVIPLAILARWMRTTPTIWLALTFAALMPVPVIAILLADAGSLMGPILFLLAVALTVGIFSFVQFLAHSLGWKRFQVSFLPFSARVWLGITFMAALGICVLFAFATIGNSLTWVAWTLLALNIAIAVIAAIDLSSLPSAKDFSVERETSRIASLLKKQKVILTITYKGPLNLHLSVRDDVPQQFQAVPEEFNLDVEPRSRTTVHYEMEPTKRGSFAMDTVFIQVDSKLRFWKKIVKVPAHIAISVYPDMKQLAEYALLARTNRLSLVGVRRTRKVGQDHDFERLRDYTRDDNYKHIDWRSTARRRRLTVREFQTSQSQRIMFMIDCGRMMTNEADGISLLDHAFNAMLMLSFVALRQGDSVGAIAFSDRVHKYVPPKSGANQMNHLLHASYDQFPQLVESRYDEAFMHLRTNCRKRSLVVLITNVIDEVNSHQIEQYLTTLVGRHLPLGVLLRDHRLFDAAENEKPYGAELFRAAAAAEILTWRHHVLTDLSHKGVLALDVFPEDLTANLVNQYLEIKARHLL
- a CDS encoding ArnT family glycosyltransferase, whose amino-acid sequence is MNTPLEAMKADSEDSTLWTRRAIWLLLGLGLFRILYLAFDPFDLVHDEAYYWDWSRQLDYGYFSKPPMIAWIIGLSTRLLGDHEFAVRLPAALLGTGSLAFVFLLARRMYDAKVGFWATLLAAMTPGNAAMSLLMTIDAPFLFFWSVAMYCFWRLLERGEDRWKWLVATTVVIGLGLLTKQTMAGMLVFGGLFVLLSREDRHEAIRPTLYVCAVGALLFLAPVFYWNYQHDWVTLHHTSEHFQGEPVTLLRRVAVSLEFVGGLFGVISPVTFFLFACVTAFGLFAFRSVGRRERYLLCLSALPMMLVLGLSLKQRLELNWPAPFFSAGIILVAAWALGRFQLPGLFLKGSETRLRYAATVGAIFLAGTYAMPLALPMLGLNGSKVDVLVRLRGWEELGNEVGSRLETHQAGSQAMIVTAGRAVASELAFYMPQHPKVYLWGDNQFPLSQYDVWGGPEATESQDFLLVAHQEDEIPLPLKMAFESIELLEEVEVEVGPNRKHAVTVYRGQGFRGWSVAKSIQADQQTMHR
- a CDS encoding LptF/LptG family permease, whose product is MSTIQRYVLWEITKVFLLCLGITVLLMTVGGGVNEGLKKGLPPGVILNMLPYFIPEMLRYTIPGCMLFAVCTAFGRMAASNEITAIKSAGINPMELMWPVLTLAYFLSFFTFWMYDACAAWSRPNLHRVVAESLDDTVYGVLRTQRNFKMSGFSVTVKSVQDRKLISPTFQVAATDSQPSIYLEVEEAELKTDPETGILQLICRDGTVEFGEEGSFEFPDERVIYLDHLNSIELNEDNSSPANLTLKAIPQQIDREKVIVEEAQAKLSDVTTITGAETVEDVQHHFNHHQKRLFRLQAERQRRLANGFGVFCFVCMGIPVAIWRKSSDNVSTFFTCFLPILLLYYPLLVIGEQTAREGTFGSAPVWIANAVLITIGAALIWRVNRN